A stretch of Janibacter endophyticus DNA encodes these proteins:
- a CDS encoding ABC transporter ATP-binding protein — translation MTTAADPEILRARGLTKTFGDFVAVRGIDVDVAKGESFGFLGPNGAGKSSTMRMVAATSPRTGGELSIFGLDPDTDGPAIRGRLGSCPQQDNLDEELTVEENLHVYGRFFGLPRSVIRGRTDELLDFAQLAERRKDRVEPLSGGMKRRLSIARSLVNSPELLLLDEPTTGLDPQARHVLWDRLFRLKRRGVTLIITTHYMDEAEQLCDRLVVMDQGQIAAEGSPRSLIERYSTREVLELRLPLDGDADHTDAAVLSSLEGVGERVEALPDRVLVYADHGDAALEIATDRGLQPLSALVRRSTLEDVFLHLTGRTLVD, via the coding sequence GTGACCACGGCCGCCGATCCCGAGATCCTCCGAGCACGCGGGCTGACGAAGACCTTCGGGGACTTCGTCGCGGTCAGGGGCATCGACGTCGACGTGGCGAAGGGGGAGTCCTTCGGCTTCCTCGGGCCCAACGGTGCCGGCAAGTCCTCGACCATGCGGATGGTCGCGGCGACCTCGCCGCGCACCGGTGGCGAGCTGAGCATCTTCGGTCTCGACCCCGACACCGACGGACCGGCGATCCGGGGGCGGCTCGGCAGCTGCCCGCAGCAGGACAATCTCGACGAGGAGCTGACCGTCGAGGAGAACCTCCACGTCTACGGCCGCTTCTTCGGCCTGCCGCGCAGCGTGATCCGCGGGCGCACGGACGAGCTGCTCGACTTCGCCCAGCTCGCGGAGCGGCGCAAGGACCGGGTCGAGCCGCTGTCCGGCGGGATGAAGCGGCGCCTCTCCATCGCGCGCTCGCTGGTCAACAGCCCCGAGCTGCTGCTCCTCGACGAGCCGACGACGGGTCTGGACCCGCAGGCCCGGCACGTGCTGTGGGACCGGCTCTTCCGGCTGAAGCGGCGGGGCGTCACGCTGATCATCACGACGCACTACATGGACGAGGCGGAGCAGCTGTGCGACCGGCTCGTCGTCATGGACCAGGGGCAGATCGCCGCCGAGGGGTCACCGCGCTCGCTCATCGAGCGCTACTCCACGCGCGAGGTGCTCGAGCTGCGACTGCCGCTGGACGGGGACGCCGACCACACCGACGCGGCGGTCCTGTCCTCGCTCGAGGGCGTCGGCGAGCGGGTGGAGGCCCTGCCCGACCGGGTGCTCGTCTACGCCGACCACGGGGACGCGGCGCTGGAGATCGCAACCGACCGTGGGCTGCAGCCGCTCTCGGCGCTCGTGCGCCGATCCACCCTCGAGGACGTCTTCCTCCACCTCACCGGCCGGACGCTGGTCGACTGA
- a CDS encoding dihydrofolate reductase family protein, translated as MPILRRLLPAPSPSVEAGVEYAYPGGGTPFVRANMVSSVDGAAVLEGRVGDLTGPVDFDLLLLLRSLSDVLLVGAATVRAEGYGPVRTRAKDREHRGDRPLAHPRLAVVSRRVDLDLTSSAFTEAPERPIVVTTGLAHADRVAAAEEVADVLVAGETDVDMGVVVGHLAGLGLTRVLSEGGPQILGTLYAAGLVDELCLALSPRVAGGGETSRITAGATLPEVEGVRLTAAYEAEDFLFLRYRRAG; from the coding sequence ATGCCCATCCTGCGCCGCCTGCTGCCCGCCCCTTCACCCTCCGTCGAGGCCGGGGTCGAGTACGCATACCCCGGCGGCGGCACCCCCTTCGTCCGGGCCAACATGGTCTCGAGCGTCGACGGCGCGGCCGTCCTCGAGGGACGCGTCGGTGATCTCACCGGACCGGTGGACTTCGACCTGCTGCTCCTCCTGCGCTCGCTCTCCGACGTCCTCCTCGTCGGTGCCGCGACGGTGCGCGCCGAGGGCTACGGGCCCGTGCGTACCCGCGCCAAGGATCGCGAGCACCGGGGCGACCGGCCGCTCGCGCACCCGCGGCTGGCCGTCGTGAGTCGCAGGGTCGATCTCGACCTCACGTCGAGCGCCTTCACCGAGGCGCCGGAGCGACCGATCGTCGTGACGACGGGGCTGGCCCACGCGGACCGGGTGGCGGCCGCGGAGGAGGTGGCCGACGTCCTCGTCGCCGGCGAGACCGACGTCGACATGGGGGTCGTCGTCGGCCACCTCGCCGGGCTCGGGCTGACCCGGGTGCTCAGCGAAGGGGGACCGCAGATCCTCGGGACGCTCTACGCAGCCGGCCTCGTCGACGAGCTGTGCCTCGCGCTCTCGCCGCGGGTCGCCGGCGGCGGCGAGACGAGCCGGATCACGGCGGGCGCGACCCTGCCGGAGGTCGAGGGGGTGCGCCTGACCGCGGCGTACGAGGCCGAGGACTTCCTGTTCCTCCGGTACCGCCGCGCGGGATAG
- a CDS encoding flavin reductase family protein: MTRHDAADHLDEEAFTPFVEGLDYPVYVVTTAAEGETSGCLVGFATQSSIDPPRLLVCLSQANHTHGVALAATHLAVHLVPADRHDLAELFGSETGDEVDKLSRVAWTPGPGGVPLLDDCPRRFVGEILARHDLGDHTGHLLAPVTVGEAKGETLAFADVQDLDPGHDA; encoded by the coding sequence GTGACCAGGCACGATGCAGCCGACCACCTCGACGAGGAGGCATTCACCCCCTTCGTCGAGGGACTCGACTACCCCGTCTACGTCGTGACGACCGCGGCGGAGGGCGAGACCTCGGGCTGCCTCGTCGGCTTCGCCACCCAGAGCAGCATCGACCCGCCCCGCCTGCTCGTGTGCCTCTCCCAGGCTAACCACACCCACGGCGTCGCGCTCGCCGCGACGCATCTCGCGGTGCACCTCGTGCCGGCCGACCGCCACGACCTCGCCGAGCTCTTCGGCAGCGAGACCGGCGACGAGGTCGACAAGCTCTCGCGCGTCGCGTGGACGCCCGGTCCCGGCGGCGTCCCGCTCCTCGACGACTGCCCCCGCCGGTTCGTGGGCGAGATCCTCGCCCGCCACGACCTCGGCGACCACACGGGTCACCTCCTCGCCCCGGTCACCGTCGGGGAGGCGAAGGGGGAGACCCTCGCCTTCGCGGACGTCCAGGACCTCGACCCCGGCCATGACGCCTGA